In Haemorhous mexicanus isolate bHaeMex1 chromosome 6, bHaeMex1.pri, whole genome shotgun sequence, a single window of DNA contains:
- the SCT gene encoding secretin isoform X2 → MVSIMTTLWQLIIPMIVLSHFSASLPSWERMERHADGLFHSELSKMNSNAYVQQLVKHLVGLKDRSLRHSDGLFTSEYSKMRGNAQVQKFIQNLMGRKRSRSDKDAREAAAITSQYICPFSKQLVADLKEDINGSE, encoded by the exons ATGGTTTCCATTATGACAACTCTGTGGCAATTAATTATTCCCATGATTGTCCTGTCCCACTTCTCAGCATCTCTGCCATCCTGGGAGAG GATGGAGCGCCACGCGGACGGGCTGTTCCACAGCGAGCTCAGCAAGATGAACAGCAATGCCTACGTGCAGCAGTTGGTCAAGCACCTCGTGGGGCTCAAGGACAG GTCCCTGAGGCACTCGGACGGGCTGTTCACCAGTGAGTACAGCAAGATGAGAGGCAATGCCCAGGTTCAGAAATTCATCCAAAACCTCATGGGCCGCAAGCGCAG ccgCTCGGACAAAGATGCCAGAGAGGCTGCTGCCATCACCAGCCAGTACATTTGCCCCTTCTCTAAGCAGCTGGTTGCAGACCTGAAGGAAGATATAAATGGTTCTGAATGa
- the SCT gene encoding secretin isoform X1, translated as MVSIMTTLWQLIIPMIVLSHFSASLPSWERMERHADGLFHSELSKMNSNAYVQQLVKHLVGLKDRSLRHSDGLFTSEYSKMRGNAQVQKFIQNLMGRKRSSPGPVNTDMQEREGVNKPEELCFLWLYQSFLNTSRSDKDAREAAAITSQYICPFSKQLVADLKEDINGSE; from the exons ATGGTTTCCATTATGACAACTCTGTGGCAATTAATTATTCCCATGATTGTCCTGTCCCACTTCTCAGCATCTCTGCCATCCTGGGAGAG GATGGAGCGCCACGCGGACGGGCTGTTCCACAGCGAGCTCAGCAAGATGAACAGCAATGCCTACGTGCAGCAGTTGGTCAAGCACCTCGTGGGGCTCAAGGACAG GTCCCTGAGGCACTCGGACGGGCTGTTCACCAGTGAGTACAGCAAGATGAGAGGCAATGCCCAGGTTCAGAAATTCATCCAAAACCTCATGGGCCGCAAGCGCAG CTCTCCTGGCCCAGTCAACACAGACAtgcaggagagagagggagtaaACAAACCTGAGGAACTTTGCTTTCTCTGGTTGTACCAGAGCTTTCTGAACACCAG ccgCTCGGACAAAGATGCCAGAGAGGCTGCTGCCATCACCAGCCAGTACATTTGCCCCTTCTCTAAGCAGCTGGTTGCAGACCTGAAGGAAGATATAAATGGTTCTGAATGa